Proteins encoded together in one Etheostoma cragini isolate CJK2018 chromosome 11, CSU_Ecrag_1.0, whole genome shotgun sequence window:
- the LOC117953184 gene encoding gamma-crystallin M3-like — protein MEANRKGSLKSPCCLFLTITIHYFQIIFYEERNFQGRHYECMSDCSDMSSYLSRCHSCRVESGCFMVYDRPNYMGNQYFMKRGEYADYMSMMGMREYIRSCRMIPMHRGQFRMKIYERENFGGQSYELMDDCDNMMDRYRMNDCQSCHVMDGHWLMYEQPHYRGRMMYMRPGEYRSFRDMGMSGMRWMSMRRITDSCY, from the exons ATGGAAGCCAACAGAAAGG GATCACTAAAATCACCTTGCTGCTTATTTCTGACCATTACAATTCACTATTTTCAGATCATCTTTTACGAGGAGAGGAACTTCCAGGGTCGCCACTATGAGTGCATGAGCGACTGCTCTGACATGTCCTCCTACCTGAGCAGGTGCCACTCCTGTAGGGTGGAGAGCGGCTGCTTCATGGTCTACGACCGCCCCAACTACATGGGAAACCAGTACTTCATGAAGAGGGGCGAGTACGCTGACTACATGAGCATGATGGGAATGAGGGAGTACATCAGGTCTTGCCGTATGATCCCCATG cacagaggtCAGTTCAGGATGAAGATCTATGAGAGGGAGAACTTTGGTGGTCAGAGTTACGAGCTGATGGACGACTGCGACAACATGATGGACCGTTACCGTATGAACGACTGCCAGTCCTGCCACGTGATGGACGGCCACTGGCTGATGTACGAGCAGCCCCACTACAGAGGCAGGATGATGTACATGAGGCCCGGAGAGTACAGGAGCTTCAGGGACATGGGCATGAGTGGCATGAGGTGGATGAGCATGAGGCGTATCACTGATTCCTGCTATTAA